Within Mycoplasmopsis verecunda, the genomic segment TAATCCTATTCAAAAAGAAAAATTAATTACCGCATGAAAAGAAATGACTTTTGATTTATTAATTTCATATGGTAAGACTACAGAACAAGCTAATAGACTTGTGCAACAAGCATTAGAATTTGATAATTTCTTAGTAGAATTTGTACTTTCAAATGAAGAAAAAGCTGACTATACATCTTTATATAACTTAAAAGATGTTGAATGATATAAAGAAAAAGTAAAAGGTTTTGATATTAAGAAAATTGCTGAATCATTAGTTAATAAAGAAGTTAAAGAAATTTCGTGTTCAAATCCAAGATTTGTTGAAAATATTGACAGAATTTATAATGAAGATAATTTTGAAGCTTATAGAGCTTTATTATTCATTAAAAACTTATTACATGCAGCAAACTTCATGAGCGAAACAATTAGATTAAAAGCTTCACATTTTAGAAATGTATTATATTCTATTGCTAAACCACGTGAATTAGAATTATATGCATATGATACAGCTACAAAATACTTCTCTATGCCTTTAGGAATGTATTATGCTAAAGAATATTTCGGAGAAAAAGCTAAAAAAGATGTAGAGCACATGGTAGCAAGCATGATAGATGTCTATAAACAACGTTTAGAAGAAAATACCTGGTTAACACAACAAACTAAAGATAAAGCAATCTTAAAACTTTCTAAATTAGGTGTTATGGTTGGATATCCTGAAGAAATTAAGCCATATTATGCACAATTTATTACTAAGACATATGAAGAAGGATCAAATGTTTATGAAAATATATTAAATTTTGATTCAATTATTTATAAATATGAAATGTCACAATATTTACAAAATGTAAATCCAAAATATTGATCAATGTCACCTGCAACTATTAATGCTTATTTCAACCCATTTGCTAACCACATAGTGTTCCCTGCTGCAATCTTACAAGCTCCATACTATGATATTCATCAATCTTCATCAGCTAACTACGGTGGAATTGGTGCAGTAATTGCTCATGAAATTTCACATGCATTTGATAATAATGGTTCACAATTTGATGAAAACGGTTCAATGGTAAATTGATGAACAGATCACGATAGAGAAAAATTTGCAGAAAAAACTCAAGCTGTTATTGAGTTATACAGTACTCGAGAAACACCATTTGGAAAAGTTAATGGTAAATTGACTGTATCTGAAAATATAGCAGATATTGGTGGAGTTGCATGTGCATTAGAAGCTGCTCAAAAAGAAAAAGATTTTGATGCTGAAAAATTCTTTGAAAACTGAGTAAGAGTTTGAAGAATGAAAGCTGGAGAAGGATATATTAGAAGATTATTAGAAACAGATGTGCATTCACCTGCGAAAGAACGTGGAAATGTTCTAATGATGAATCTAGATTTATTTGCCGATACATATGAATTAAAAGAAACTGATAAAATGTATTTAGCACCAGACAAAAGAATAAAAATTTGATAATGAGAAAATGGTTATATAGCCAGTTTTTTGTTCAAAATTTTGATATAAAATAGCAATAAAATTTAATAATATTTAAATATAGAAATAAAAACTAAATATTTAAGGAGATATAAATGAGAAAAAGTGTCAAAAAATGAATTAAATATTCATCAACAAGTTTATTAGGAACCCCTATTATTGCAATAGCATGTAATAATGATACAAAAAGCACCCCACAAGATCCTGTTAGTCAACCAACACCCGTGCCAACACCGCCTATTACACAACCACAGCGACCTAAAGAACCGCAACCAATTGTAGACGAAGAAAAAGGTGGAGAATTAAATGGATTAAAAATAAATAAGTATAAGGGAATAATTCAATTGCTTAATTTAAATAGTAATATGCCTGCTTCATTCAATTATTATGCTATTGACCGAAAATCATTTAAAAA encodes:
- a CDS encoding M13 family metallopeptidase — encoded protein: MNKPRLQDDFYEYVNFEWLKDTEIPADRPSISCFGELDIKLEKLLKGLTADWASGKKPLPTDKMIHEYVKLYQMLINADKRAELGWEPARKHLDKIFEITSFNELAENYAQLDTSYSSLPLPFSIGEDFIDNKKYILWLEDPRLILGSKETYGNPIQKEKLITAWKEMTFDLLISYGKTTEQANRLVQQALEFDNFLVEFVLSNEEKADYTSLYNLKDVEWYKEKVKGFDIKKIAESLVNKEVKEISCSNPRFVENIDRIYNEDNFEAYRALLFIKNLLHAANFMSETIRLKASHFRNVLYSIAKPRELELYAYDTATKYFSMPLGMYYAKEYFGEKAKKDVEHMVASMIDVYKQRLEENTWLTQQTKDKAILKLSKLGVMVGYPEEIKPYYAQFITKTYEEGSNVYENILNFDSIIYKYEMSQYLQNVNPKYWSMSPATINAYFNPFANHIVFPAAILQAPYYDIHQSSSANYGGIGAVIAHEISHAFDNNGSQFDENGSMVNWWTDHDREKFAEKTQAVIELYSTRETPFGKVNGKLTVSENIADIGGVACALEAAQKEKDFDAEKFFENWVRVWRMKAGEGYIRRLLETDVHSPAKERGNVLMMNLDLFADTYELKETDKMYLAPDKRIKIW